One genomic region from Phycisphaerales bacterium encodes:
- the fliS gene encoding flagellar export chaperone FliS — MSTETHNAYLKTKVLTANPAELRLMLLEGSVRFTAQGREAIVAKDYEGIYESFSRARDIVMELVSSLKHDEAPELCAKMKSLYLFIYQRLIEASSGRDVAIADEVIELLTYECETWKLAMAKGSLAEANQTIVETLDGQASQSRVNIAG; from the coding sequence GTGAGTACAGAAACCCACAACGCGTATTTGAAGACCAAGGTGTTGACCGCCAATCCAGCGGAGCTGCGGCTGATGCTGTTGGAGGGATCTGTGCGTTTTACGGCGCAAGGCCGTGAGGCGATTGTGGCCAAGGACTATGAAGGAATCTATGAGAGTTTCTCGCGAGCGCGTGACATCGTTATGGAATTAGTGTCATCACTAAAGCATGATGAGGCACCCGAGTTGTGTGCCAAGATGAAGTCACTCTATCTCTTCATCTATCAGCGCTTAATTGAAGCGAGCAGTGGACGTGATGTTGCTATTGCCGATGAGGTCATTGAATTACTTACGTACGAATGTGAGACCTGGAAGCTGGCAATGGCAAAAGGCTCATTGGCTGAGGCCAACCAAACAATTGTAGAGACACTCGATGGGCAGGCATCACAGTCGCGCGTCAATATCGCTGGTTAA
- a CDS encoding NAD-dependent epimerase/dehydratase family protein — translation MNDPTDFTRLLNQHVLVTGGAGFIGSHLLSALQQIGAHVTVIDDLSTGSKDNVPEGMPFIHGSILDQKLVKTAIHKCRYLIHLAAFVSVPASHETPEVCRQINVDGTKLLLEAADEAGVQRVVFNSSCAVYGSTHDHALYESSETAPGSPYAESKLLGEELVAKFKADQHGGISLRLFNVFGPRQDPNGPYAAAIPQFLDALRNGNQPVIFGDGLQTRDFVYVEDVVRATASALLADQKSPAVYNVGSGQEHTILEVLIGLAAALDMPVHPRFESPRQGDIRRSWASIELAQKFLDFNPEISLEEGLKRLTKA, via the coding sequence ATGAATGATCCCACAGATTTCACCCGTCTACTCAACCAACATGTCCTCGTGACTGGTGGTGCGGGATTTATTGGCTCACATCTCTTATCAGCCCTGCAACAAATAGGCGCTCATGTCACAGTCATTGACGACCTATCGACAGGGTCAAAGGACAACGTCCCAGAAGGCATGCCATTTATTCATGGCTCGATTCTCGATCAGAAACTCGTCAAGACTGCCATACATAAATGCCGCTACCTCATTCATCTTGCAGCATTCGTGTCGGTACCTGCCAGCCATGAAACCCCAGAAGTCTGTCGCCAGATCAATGTCGATGGCACCAAGTTACTCTTAGAGGCTGCTGATGAGGCTGGTGTCCAACGTGTCGTTTTCAATAGTTCTTGCGCCGTGTATGGGTCGACGCATGACCATGCTTTATATGAATCGAGTGAGACAGCCCCAGGTTCGCCGTATGCAGAAAGCAAATTGTTAGGCGAAGAGTTAGTGGCAAAGTTCAAGGCCGATCAGCATGGAGGCATTTCACTGCGTCTTTTTAACGTCTTCGGACCGCGACAAGATCCCAACGGCCCCTATGCCGCCGCCATCCCCCAGTTTCTTGATGCGCTACGTAACGGAAACCAGCCGGTTATTTTTGGTGATGGCTTACAAACCCGTGACTTTGTGTACGTTGAAGACGTCGTGCGGGCAACAGCATCTGCACTTCTGGCCGATCAGAAATCACCGGCCGTTTACAATGTGGGCAGTGGACAGGAACATACGATTCTAGAGGTGCTTATTGGCTTGGCTGCCGCTCTTGATATGCCTGTTCATCCTCGATTTGAAAGCCCAAGGCAAGGCGATATCCGTCGCTCCTGGGCATCAATTGAATTGGCTCAGAAGTTCCTAGACTTCAATCCCGAAATCTCCCTCGAAGAGGGGCTCAAGCGTCTCACCAAAGCGTAG
- the cysS gene encoding cysteine--tRNA ligase produces MTYVTLRLYNTLTKQQEQFQPLDQLHQTVTFYTCGPTVYDYAHIGNFRAFLNADVLRRTLEFMGHEVIQVMNLTDVGHMTDDATADGGGEDKMQVAAKRLKEAKKEGKLPDGVRVDPDDPYAVAEFYAQTFIDDSRQLGLRIVEDIEQYPERMPRPTQYIEAMVHFVQRLIDENSAYLAEDGVVYFDVEKFAGYGRLSGNTIDQLRSGEGGRVDSATQKIKRHPADFMLWKPDANHVMKWPSPWGEGYPGWHLECSVMALELLGDRASGVIDIHSGGEDNIFPHHECEIAQSCALSGNELFARFWFHTRHLMTEGAKMSKSAGTFYTPRDLYARGGTPAALRLAIIATHYRVNANFTMQTLRDAQRQVSRWARLHEWLMKYADHPRAVEVGPFVAALPSFAASLESDLNVAGAIGALNEAVSVYKVDEPPPPTDGDAHGTYLEELEALRRMDLVLGILELEHEPQSDIAELDATMIEQKILDRNQARASKDWAAADRIRDELIELGVAIHDGAEGTTWSRIIQ; encoded by the coding sequence GTGACGTACGTGACGCTTCGACTTTATAACACCCTCACTAAGCAACAAGAGCAGTTCCAGCCCTTGGATCAGCTTCATCAGACGGTCACGTTTTACACTTGTGGTCCGACCGTTTATGACTACGCCCACATTGGCAACTTTCGAGCATTTCTTAATGCAGATGTCCTTCGCCGTACTCTAGAGTTCATGGGTCACGAGGTTATCCAGGTCATGAATCTGACTGATGTTGGGCACATGACTGATGATGCAACGGCGGACGGTGGGGGTGAAGACAAGATGCAGGTCGCAGCAAAGCGACTTAAAGAGGCCAAGAAGGAAGGCAAACTTCCAGATGGAGTGCGTGTTGATCCAGATGACCCATATGCGGTCGCAGAGTTCTATGCACAAACATTCATTGACGATTCTCGACAGCTTGGCTTAAGAATTGTTGAAGACATCGAGCAGTATCCAGAACGCATGCCCCGGCCGACGCAGTACATAGAGGCGATGGTTCACTTTGTGCAGCGGCTCATCGATGAAAATTCCGCATACCTTGCAGAAGATGGTGTTGTCTATTTCGATGTCGAGAAGTTTGCAGGCTATGGGCGCCTTTCAGGAAACACGATTGACCAACTTCGTAGTGGCGAAGGGGGGCGCGTTGATAGTGCCACGCAAAAAATCAAACGTCATCCCGCAGACTTTATGTTGTGGAAGCCTGATGCGAACCATGTGATGAAGTGGCCCAGCCCGTGGGGTGAAGGTTATCCTGGATGGCACCTTGAGTGCAGTGTGATGGCTCTTGAATTACTCGGTGATCGAGCTTCTGGCGTCATCGATATCCATTCGGGTGGTGAAGACAATATATTCCCACACCATGAGTGTGAGATTGCCCAATCATGTGCGCTCTCTGGAAACGAACTATTCGCTCGTTTCTGGTTTCATACGCGCCATCTCATGACAGAGGGCGCAAAAATGAGTAAGAGTGCGGGCACGTTCTATACACCGCGTGATCTGTATGCACGAGGTGGTACGCCAGCGGCGCTGCGTTTGGCCATTATTGCAACGCACTACCGCGTGAATGCAAACTTCACCATGCAAACACTTCGTGACGCACAACGGCAAGTAAGTCGCTGGGCGCGTTTGCACGAGTGGCTTATGAAGTATGCCGATCACCCACGCGCTGTTGAAGTCGGGCCATTCGTGGCCGCATTGCCATCCTTTGCAGCATCGCTGGAATCAGATCTCAATGTTGCTGGCGCCATTGGCGCACTGAATGAGGCCGTCTCCGTTTATAAAGTGGATGAGCCACCACCACCAACAGATGGTGATGCTCATGGAACTTACCTCGAAGAGCTTGAAGCACTTCGACGTATGGATCTTGTTTTAGGCATTCTGGAATTAGAACATGAGCCACAGTCAGATATCGCTGAGCTTGATGCCACGATGATTGAGCAGAAGATTCTGGATCGCAATCAAGCAAGAGCGAGTAAAGACTGGGCCGCAGCAGATCGAATTCGAGATGAACTCATCGAGCTTGGCGTGGCTATCCACGACGGTGCTGAAGGAACAACCTGGTCACGGATTATTCAGTAA
- the coaE gene encoding dephospho-CoA kinase (Dephospho-CoA kinase (CoaE) performs the final step in coenzyme A biosynthesis.) — translation MALDSTFASPPVIGLTGSIGAGKSVVASMLQQAGCVVADADAAVRDLLNQPGIIDTLVRWWGGIILDENGSLDRSVVARIVFADPKERIRLEQLLHPLVSQRREAVFSHVPPETPALVIDAPLLMEVGLDEECDVVLYVDSAPAHCRQRIAVTRGWSEEEFDKRSKAQIPVDQKRARADIVISNNSDLAALEVEIKRFLEKLTGGFESNEASH, via the coding sequence ATGGCTTTAGATTCAACATTCGCATCGCCACCCGTTATTGGTTTGACTGGCTCAATTGGTGCGGGAAAGAGTGTTGTTGCAAGTATGCTGCAGCAAGCAGGATGTGTGGTTGCTGATGCTGATGCCGCGGTTCGTGATTTACTTAATCAGCCAGGCATCATTGACACGCTTGTCCGTTGGTGGGGCGGTATTATTCTTGATGAAAATGGCTCGTTGGATCGCTCGGTCGTTGCTCGCATTGTTTTTGCAGATCCTAAGGAGCGAATCCGACTTGAGCAGCTCTTGCACCCACTCGTGAGTCAGCGCCGAGAGGCCGTGTTTTCGCACGTGCCTCCTGAGACACCGGCATTGGTGATTGATGCGCCGCTTCTCATGGAAGTTGGGCTTGATGAGGAATGTGATGTCGTTCTTTATGTTGACTCAGCGCCGGCACACTGCCGCCAGCGCATTGCCGTTACGCGAGGTTGGTCTGAAGAGGAATTTGATAAACGCAGCAAAGCCCAGATTCCAGTGGATCAAAAGCGAGCACGGGCAGATATCGTGATCTCTAATAACAGTGATCTGGCGGCCCTAGAGGTCGAAATAAAGCGTTTTCTAGAAAAGCTGACCGGCGGTTTTGAGTCGAATGAGGCAAGTCATTAA
- the rho gene encoding transcription termination factor Rho — protein MNMSELAKQAKKAGLDDVATLSKQKLVFEILKARAQKQGLMVGEGTLEIMPDGYGFLRSPEYSYMPSPDDVYVSPSQVRRFGLRKGQVIKGLIRPPKEAETYFALLRLETINGQDPKKLHNLGAFENLTPLHPNQRIHLETDTEEIETRVIDLVTPLGFGQRALIVAPPRTGKTVILQRITNAIARNHSEAKVIVLLIDERPEEVTDFKRNTPDSVEVVASTFDEEASRHIQVAEMVSDKARRIVECGGDVIILLDSITRLARGYNNAMPNTGKIGTGGVDTQALIKPKKFFGAARNIENGGSLTIIATALVDTGSKADEVIFEEFKGTGNSELHLTRKLVEKRIWPAIDISASGTRREELLLDPKELDLVVRLRKVVSDMSVVEAMELLRTRLLKTKSNAEFLMTMNLA, from the coding sequence ATGAACATGAGCGAATTGGCGAAGCAGGCGAAGAAGGCAGGGCTCGATGATGTTGCTACGCTTTCCAAGCAGAAACTTGTGTTCGAGATTCTCAAAGCTCGCGCCCAAAAACAGGGCTTAATGGTTGGCGAAGGCACGCTTGAGATTATGCCTGATGGGTATGGATTTTTAAGAAGTCCTGAGTACTCGTACATGCCGTCGCCCGATGATGTGTATGTCAGCCCCTCACAAGTGCGGCGTTTTGGTCTACGCAAGGGTCAGGTCATCAAGGGGCTCATCCGCCCGCCAAAAGAAGCAGAGACTTACTTTGCACTACTGCGTCTTGAAACGATTAATGGTCAAGATCCAAAGAAGCTGCATAATCTCGGCGCCTTTGAAAATCTCACGCCGCTTCATCCGAATCAGCGAATTCATCTTGAAACAGATACTGAAGAAATTGAAACACGAGTTATTGATCTCGTGACGCCTCTTGGTTTTGGGCAGCGTGCACTCATCGTTGCGCCGCCACGTACTGGTAAGACAGTTATTCTCCAGCGCATTACCAATGCGATTGCTCGAAATCACTCTGAAGCGAAGGTTATTGTCTTACTTATTGATGAGCGTCCAGAAGAAGTAACTGACTTTAAACGCAATACGCCTGATTCTGTCGAAGTGGTTGCCTCAACGTTTGATGAAGAAGCCTCACGACATATTCAAGTTGCCGAGATGGTTTCCGATAAAGCCAGGCGCATTGTTGAGTGCGGTGGTGATGTCATTATCTTGCTCGACTCTATTACCCGACTGGCGCGTGGTTATAACAACGCGATGCCGAACACGGGCAAGATTGGTACCGGCGGTGTTGATACACAAGCGCTCATTAAGCCTAAGAAGTTCTTTGGCGCTGCCCGGAACATCGAGAACGGCGGGTCTTTGACAATTATTGCCACAGCATTGGTTGACACCGGTTCAAAAGCTGACGAAGTCATCTTCGAAGAGTTCAAGGGTACTGGTAACTCCGAATTGCACTTGACACGAAAACTTGTTGAGAAGCGCATTTGGCCAGCGATCGACATTTCTGCATCAGGCACGCGACGCGAAGAGTTGCTTCTTGATCCCAAGGAGTTGGACCTTGTTGTCCGATTGCGTAAGGTCGTTTCGGATATGAGTGTGGTCGAGGCCATGGAGTTGTTGAGAACGCGACTGCTTAAGACCAAGAGCAACGCTGAGTTCTTGATGACGATGAACCTTGCGTAG